From a region of the Vagococcus coleopterorum genome:
- a CDS encoding MFS transporter — MTSKQMIVTLGLLMIISNIALGIAPSLGVIGLSYPEVGRSTLQLIISLAAFASFGVSLVAGKLQDIFSQKIVVIIGALLLGSGSLPLFIQPGFNFLLFISVLLGLGAGLMTSTMPAIIATYFSGDSRSNMLGLNTSLKAIGGMAVAALGGILASFGWYFSYAMFLFAFVGVVFAIFFLPNDKAIRETQLLEEQESSGETSADDNRLTLVSTTVIFVIILGMLVTLLGGVSQNNVALHIQEAHIGDAKVAGLALSCESLGGIAAGLIVTKLAKVFRSYTMIIGFIGMAVGQLLIATIHLPMAVFIGCLVNGISTWFVMTRILFLMTSVVKPAAIPITAGVFSAATSLGFALSPLIINQISGLFSDQLATTSFFVGVGIVVILIVTLVITQFEQRLLKRIPE, encoded by the coding sequence ATGACAAGTAAACAAATGATTGTCACTCTTGGTCTACTAATGATAATTTCTAACATTGCTTTAGGGATTGCCCCAAGTTTAGGTGTCATTGGTCTATCCTATCCAGAAGTGGGTCGTTCAACGTTGCAATTAATTATTTCCTTAGCAGCTTTTGCTAGTTTTGGTGTCTCTCTTGTCGCGGGGAAACTGCAAGATATCTTTTCTCAGAAAATTGTTGTCATCATAGGAGCGCTACTTTTAGGGTCAGGGTCCTTGCCACTATTTATTCAACCCGGATTTAATTTTCTGCTGTTTATTTCAGTATTACTTGGGTTAGGGGCAGGTCTAATGACCTCGACAATGCCCGCTATTATTGCTACCTACTTTAGTGGGGACAGTCGTTCCAACATGCTTGGTTTAAACACAAGTCTAAAAGCGATTGGCGGTATGGCAGTGGCTGCGCTTGGTGGTATCTTAGCTTCGTTTGGTTGGTACTTCAGTTATGCAATGTTCTTATTCGCTTTTGTTGGCGTTGTCTTTGCCATCTTTTTCTTACCTAATGATAAAGCCATTCGTGAAACCCAATTACTAGAAGAACAAGAGAGTAGTGGTGAGACCTCAGCTGATGACAATCGCCTTACCTTAGTCAGTACCACTGTTATTTTCGTGATTATCTTAGGCATGTTAGTGACTCTTTTAGGTGGTGTGAGTCAAAATAATGTTGCACTTCATATTCAAGAAGCCCATATTGGAGATGCAAAGGTTGCAGGCTTGGCATTATCTTGTGAAAGTCTAGGTGGGATAGCGGCTGGTTTAATTGTGACTAAGTTAGCCAAAGTCTTTCGGAGTTACACGATGATTATTGGTTTCATCGGGATGGCAGTTGGTCAGTTATTGATTGCTACTATCCATTTACCAATGGCTGTCTTTATTGGTTGTCTAGTTAATGGCATTAGCACGTGGTTTGTGATGACCCGTATTTTATTCTTAATGACCTCTGTTGTAAAACCAGCAGCAATTCCCATAACTGCTGGCGTCTTTTCAGCAGCCACAAGTTTAGGTTTTGCATTGTCGCCTTTAATTATCAATCAAATATCCGGACTATTTTCTGATCAATTAGCCACGACGTCATTCTTTGTTGGAGTTGGGATTGTTGTCATTTTAATCGTGACATTAGTTATCACACAGTTTGAACAACGTTTGTTAAAACGCATACCTGAATAG
- a CDS encoding MalY/PatB family protein, with protein sequence MSKFDEIIERRGSHCGKYDGLGLLYGNPDLLPMWVADMDFYPPKEVVEAIEKRAHHGVFGYSLFGSFYREAPVKWHQQQNDITYKEDSIFFTSSILKGLNLAVIAFTEEGDNVLLSMPSYGPFVHVTTGAKRNWIGTHLIMNGSQVEFDFDDFETKIIENDIKLYVLCNPHNPTGRVWSEDEIEKMMLICQKYNVLMVSDEVHSDLIMPGHTFVPAMKVARKIGFDQSLCVLIAPTKTFNLAGIQVAYYIVENEFLLGKIKEAEAYTHSSDLLNNFSCLAMEAAYKHGAPYVKELTEYVYGNYQYMRSEIERECPQVVITDLQATYLVWLNVDYLKVTEDEMRESLVAHGLALETSKDFFENDKRYMRVNIACPRATVEKGTQIIIDCLKDLEK encoded by the coding sequence ATGTCAAAATTTGATGAAATAATTGAAAGAAGAGGATCTCATTGTGGTAAGTATGATGGACTAGGTTTGTTATATGGGAATCCTGATTTGTTACCAATGTGGGTGGCGGATATGGACTTTTATCCACCAAAAGAAGTCGTAGAAGCAATTGAAAAACGCGCACACCATGGTGTGTTTGGTTATTCTTTATTTGGTTCTTTCTATAGAGAAGCACCAGTGAAGTGGCATCAACAGCAAAATGATATTACCTATAAAGAAGATAGTATCTTCTTTACGTCTTCTATTTTAAAAGGGCTAAATTTAGCTGTCATTGCCTTTACTGAAGAAGGGGATAATGTCCTATTGTCGATGCCGAGTTACGGACCTTTTGTTCATGTGACAACAGGTGCTAAACGAAATTGGATTGGGACACACTTAATAATGAACGGTAGCCAAGTCGAGTTTGATTTTGATGATTTTGAAACAAAAATTATTGAAAATGATATTAAACTATATGTTCTATGTAACCCACATAACCCGACAGGTCGTGTATGGTCAGAAGATGAAATAGAAAAAATGATGTTAATCTGTCAAAAATACAATGTTTTGATGGTATCAGATGAAGTTCATAGTGACTTGATTATGCCAGGCCATACTTTTGTGCCGGCTATGAAAGTCGCTCGGAAAATTGGTTTTGACCAATCCTTATGTGTCTTAATTGCACCAACTAAGACATTTAACTTGGCAGGTATTCAAGTGGCCTATTACATTGTAGAAAATGAATTCTTACTTGGTAAAATTAAAGAAGCCGAAGCCTACACTCATAGTTCAGATCTACTAAATAACTTTTCATGTCTTGCAATGGAAGCAGCCTATAAACATGGGGCGCCATACGTTAAAGAACTAACTGAGTATGTCTACGGAAACTACCAATACATGCGAAGCGAAATTGAAAGAGAGTGTCCGCAAGTCGTGATTACAGACTTACAAGCAACTTACTTAGTTTGGCTAAATGTCGACTACTTAAAGGTCACAGAAGATGAGATGCGTGAGTCATTAGTGGCACACGGTCTAGCGCTAGAAACAAGCAAAGATTTCTTCGAAAACGACAAACGCTACATGCGCGTGAATATTGCCTGCCCAAGAGCAACTGTAGAAAAGGGCACACAAATTATTATTGACTGCTTAAAGGATTTAGAAAAATAA
- a CDS encoding alpha/beta fold hydrolase, producing MKHINTNTYKLNYFQKGDTTKQPIMVIGSSVYYPRLFEDKIFEALNLIFIDHRGFARPESEDAGYSLSEVVEDIELIRQDLGIESMYILGHSGHGFMAMAYAEKYGERVTGIILSNLAPTNTQERQDGSIEYFETTASDERKNYFYGEIAKLANEIEADPKNRFSHMNIRMQAHSFYDYQFDGAYLWDGVENNMPALDHLWGEAFATFDTAYFLRNWHKPVLLLLSDFDYLVAPTKLWDDITEENGLEVTKFSKSGHNPMLEEPEAYFEALNKFVK from the coding sequence ATGAAACATATTAATACAAATACATATAAATTAAATTATTTCCAAAAAGGAGATACAACAAAACAACCGATCATGGTTATAGGTAGTAGTGTTTACTACCCAAGACTATTTGAAGATAAGATCTTTGAAGCGTTAAACTTAATTTTCATAGATCATAGGGGATTTGCTAGGCCAGAGTCTGAAGATGCTGGTTATAGTTTATCGGAAGTTGTAGAGGATATTGAATTAATTCGTCAAGATTTAGGGATTGAATCAATGTATATTTTAGGACACTCGGGTCATGGCTTTATGGCGATGGCCTATGCTGAAAAGTATGGTGAACGGGTAACAGGTATTATCCTGTCTAACTTAGCACCAACGAATACTCAGGAACGTCAAGATGGCAGTATTGAGTATTTTGAAACGACAGCATCTGATGAACGCAAAAATTACTTCTATGGTGAAATTGCTAAGTTGGCAAATGAAATTGAAGCAGATCCAAAGAATCGTTTTAGTCACATGAATATTCGTATGCAAGCTCACAGTTTCTATGACTATCAGTTCGATGGTGCGTACTTGTGGGATGGCGTAGAGAATAACATGCCAGCTCTTGATCATTTATGGGGCGAAGCTTTTGCTACTTTTGATACAGCGTACTTTTTAAGAAACTGGCATAAACCAGTTCTATTATTGCTAAGTGATTTTGATTATTTGGTAGCACCAACCAAGCTATGGGATGATATAACAGAAGAAAACGGTCTAGAAGTGACTAAGTTTTCTAAAAGTGGACACAACCCAATGTTGGAAGAACCTGAAGCATACTTTGAAGCATTAAATAAATTCGTAAAATAA
- a CDS encoding PhzF family phenazine biosynthesis protein — MSVTVYVASAFSKNQKGGNKAGVVLMDQPLSAQKKMAIAKELGYAETAYISDSEIADYKIEYFTPKEEVDLCGHATIGSFVILNHLNKLSKGNYTIETNSGVLNISIKDDMIFMEQNQPEFYDVLALEQLAACFDPEAIADNLAIQIVSTGLKDILVPIKTAEQLHQLQPNFSEIKTISDDYDVVGMHLYAFNDNRIICRNFAPRFDIDEEAATGTSNCALACFLHKNNILRKETYAFEQGYALNLPSEIMVTLGTDVNETIEKVSVGGKGYYCETKLLEIE; from the coding sequence ATGTCAGTCACGGTTTATGTTGCAAGTGCCTTTAGTAAAAATCAAAAAGGTGGTAATAAAGCGGGGGTTGTTCTAATGGATCAGCCATTAAGTGCTCAGAAAAAAATGGCCATTGCCAAAGAGTTAGGTTATGCAGAAACAGCTTATATTTCTGATTCTGAGATAGCGGATTATAAAATCGAATACTTCACACCAAAAGAAGAAGTTGATTTATGCGGTCACGCTACGATTGGGTCATTTGTTATATTGAATCATTTAAATAAACTTTCTAAAGGAAACTATACAATAGAAACAAACAGTGGCGTGCTAAACATTAGCATAAAAGACGATATGATTTTTATGGAACAAAATCAGCCTGAATTTTATGATGTTTTAGCTTTAGAACAGCTCGCTGCCTGTTTTGATCCTGAGGCTATTGCTGACAACTTGGCTATTCAAATTGTTTCCACTGGCTTGAAAGATATCTTAGTCCCAATCAAAACGGCAGAGCAACTACATCAGCTGCAACCTAACTTTTCTGAGATTAAAACAATCAGTGATGACTATGATGTGGTAGGCATGCATCTTTATGCATTTAATGATAATCGGATTATTTGTCGAAACTTCGCTCCGCGTTTTGATATTGATGAAGAAGCAGCAACTGGCACGTCAAATTGTGCCTTAGCTTGTTTCTTGCATAAAAATAATATTCTGAGGAAAGAGACTTACGCTTTTGAGCAAGGTTATGCATTGAACCTTCCATCTGAAATCATGGTAACCTTGGGGACAGATGTAAATGAAACGATCGAAAAAGTTTCCGTAGGCGGAAAAGGGTACTATTGTGAAACGAAGCTGTTAGAGATAGAATAA